One Bos taurus isolate L1 Dominette 01449 registration number 42190680 breed Hereford chromosome 4, ARS-UCD2.0, whole genome shotgun sequence genomic window, ctttattttcctttagatAAATGGCCAGGagaaattgctagatcatatggtaattccatttttattttcagggAAAACTTTTATATTGTTTTACACAGTAACTGTAACAATTTTCACttctaccaacagtgtaaaagggttcccttttcttcacatctttgtCAACATTTGTcatcttttatctttttgatcATAACCATTCTAACAGGCATGATGTGATATGTCACTGTGatattgatttgcatttgtctgatattGACTGATACTGAGTAATGTTTCAGGTCCCtttggctatctgtatgtattctttgggaaaatgtccattcagattctttactcacaTTTAGATTGGATtattggcaacaaaggtccatctagtcacggttatggtttttccagtaatcatgtatggatgtgagagttggactataaagaaagctgagcgccgaagaattgatgattttgaactgtggtgttggagaagactcttgagagtctcttggactgcaaggagatccaaccagtccatcctaaaggagatcagtcctgggtgttcattggagggactgatgttgaagctgaaactccaatactttggccacctgatatgaagagctgactcatttgaaaagaccctgatgctgggaaagattgagggcaggaggagaagggggtgacagaggatgagatggttggatggcatcaccaactcaatggacatgagtttgggtagcctccgggagttggtgatggacggggaggcctggcatgctgaattcatggggtcacaaagagtcggacacgactgagcgactgaactgcactgattaGTTTTTTTGCTGCTGAGTTGTATgtggttttttaaatatatattttgaatattaaccccttgttCAATATATATGGTTTGCAAGTATCTTTTCCCATGCcttatgttgtcttttcattgtgttaatctttttatttctttgctgtgcagaaccTTTTTAGTTTGAGGtagttccacttgtttattttttatttgctttagaTGTTATGTCAAAAAATTCATTGCCAAAGCCACATCAAGgatcttttattttatgttttatttatttctttgtagtTTCAGTTCTTATGTTTAAGACTTTAATCCACTGTgtattaatttttgtgagtggtgtaagataggagtctactttcattcttttatatatgaatatCCAATGTGcacatttactgaagagactatcctttctccactgagtattcttggctcccttgttAAATATTAGTTGAACATATTTGCAGGGATTTATTTCTGTGCCCTCAGTCCTGTTTAATTggcctgtgtttctgtttttatgcagGTAACGTATTGTTTTGACTACTGTtctgttcggttcagttcagtcgctcagtcgtgtccgactctttgcgaccccatgaatcgcagcacaacaggcctccctgtccatcaccgacacctggagttcactcagactcatgtccatcgagtcagtgatgccatccagccatctcatcctctgtcatccccttctcctcctgcccccaatccctcccagcatcagagtcttttccaatgagtcaactcttcacatggggtggccaaagtactggagtttcagctttagcatcattccttccaaagaaatcccagggcttatctccttcagaatggactggttggatctccttgcagtctggtTCTCTTTTAATagtgaaatagagaaaaatcagatGATGGTTACAAAGTTCATCCTACTAGGATTTTGTCTTGGTCCAAGGATCTGCTTATTCCTCTTTGGGCTCTTCTTCCTATTCTATGTCCTGACCCTGCTGGGGAATGGGGTCATCCTGGGGCTCATCTCACTGGACTGCAGACTGCACACctccatgtacttcttcctgtcACACCTGGCCATCGCTGACATGGCCTACGCCTGCAGCACAGTGCCCCAGATGCTGGTCAACCTCCTGAGTCCAGCCAAGCCCATCTCCTTTGCTGGCTGCATCACACAGACCTTTCTCTTTTTGAGTTTTGCTCACACCGAGTGTGTGCTCCAGGTGGTGATGTCCTATGATCGgtatgtggccatctgccacccactctggtattctgtcATTGTGAGCTGGAGAGTCGGCATCAGCCTGGTGGGGACTTCCTGGGCATGTGGCTCCCTCCTGGCCCTGGTCCACGTGGGTCTCGTCCTGAGGCTGCCCTACTGTGGGCCTCATGAAATCAACCACTTCTTCTGTGAAATCCTGTCTGTTCTCAAGCTGGCCTGTACTGACACTAAACTCAACCAACTTGTCATCTTTGCTGCTTCTGTGTTTGTCTTCGTCGGGCCCCTCTGCCTGCTGCTGGGCTCCTATGTGTGCATCCTGGCCGCCATCCTGAGGATCCAGTCAGCTGAGGGCTGCAGgaaggccttctccacctgctcctcccacctctgCATGGTCGGGCTCTTCTTTGGCAGTGTCATCATCATGTCCATGGCCCCCAAGTCCTGCCACcctgaggagaagcagaagatcCTTTCCCTGTTTTATagtcttttcaaccccatgcTGAACCCGCTGATCTACAGCTTGAAGAGCAAAGAGGTCAAGGGTGCCTTGAGGAGAGCACTATTCAAGGAGAGTCATTTCTAACTGGTGATATTTGAATCCAAAAAAGTTCTCTGCTTTCTTATGTGTGCCTTGATGACACAAGAATAAGATTTCCCTCTACCTTTGAAGGAAAATTTTTAGCTATATtgctttcattgatttttctttcatatgtgattttattgttattgttcagtcactaagcatGTCCCATGAATTCCATGAACTGCACtctaggctttcctgtctttcactatctcccagagtttgctcaaattcatgtccattgagtcagtgatgctatcccaccatctcatcttaggtcacccacttctcctgtcctcagtctttcccagcatcagagtcttccaatgagtcagctcttcacatcaggtggccaaagtattggagcttccacttcagcatcagtccttccagtcaacattcagggttgatttcctctgggatttactggtttgacctccttgcagtccaagggactctccagagttttctccagcaacacacttcaaaagcattagttctttggcactcacccgtctttatggtccaactctcatatcagtacatgactactggaaaatccatagcttggATTATACTATGATCTTTTTCTTTGATTGCTCTGAATTTAATATCTCTGgaattaacttttatttaaattgatttcCTGAGTCTACAAATTTGAGTAGTCTTTCCACTGCCCTAACTATATTAGCTCATCAATGGTATAGGTCACAagatgtggaagaaaaaaaaaaagttatgaaggGAAGTGATCTTGAAAGCCTGGATGCACACTTGTCCACTCTCAAAAATTGCACCCCCCTGCTCAAGAGGAAGTCAGAGATGTCTAGCTAGTTGTGCTCCATGATGTTGAAAAATCTCATATGAAAATTGTCGAGTCATATTAGGGAGCAGGCTGATTGAAGGAACATAATTAATACAAGGTATTTTGGAGATCCAAACCCGTCAATCCAAAAGgaactggactgcaaggagatccaactagtcaatcctaaaggaaatcagccctgaatattcattggaaggactgatgctgaagctaaaactccaatactttggctacctgatgtgaaaaactgactccttgggaaagaccctgatgctgggaaagattgaaggcaggagaaagggacaacagaggatgagatggttggatcacatcacctacacaatggacatgagtgtgagcaagctctgggagttggtgatagacagggaagcctggtgtgctgcagtccattggggtcacaaggagtcaaacatgactgagcgactaaactgaaagAGAGTTTCTCCTGTTTTGGAGAAAACAGGAAAGATAAAGGAAAAGCTTGCTGATGGGATGGAAATAGTATGTTGTTTACAGCTTTGGGGGTAAACTGATTAGCTCATGGctactaaaagaataaaactgggtGGATAATGCGTACAAATACTTTCTGTTGACTTCGATTCCTAGAAAATTTTGTGTGTTGTATGTGAGTTATGTAGATGTACAGATTGTCTCTGTATATTATTTTCTAGTGTCTTTTCAACAGTAATTTCATAGGAAATTTTACCTGATAGTGTAAGTGGCTAGCATGGTATGActggctcttctgccttgtgGTAATTAATTCTGCTTTACAAACCCAGTGGTCAGAGTTGAGTCCCATATGTTTGACATAATTTTTTCAGGGTGTTACTTTTACATCCACTTTATAACTTGCCCTGAGACAAGGGTGGACACTTTCCTGCAGACTTTTCCTCAACTTCACGGTAACAGTGAACAGAAGGGTTGTTCAGTAGAATAAGGGTGTGTCCTTCATTTGGGGTTTAGTAACTTCTCAACCCTACTCTTAATCACTGTGTGTGGGCAACAGAGCTTACTGAATGTAGAAACAAAGTGGGTTTTTACAATAAGAGTTAAGGTTTGAATTAATCACCCAGTGCTGTACACTTCATACTTATATAGATCATTTACATGGATCATCTCGTTCAGTCATCATAACATATCCCAGAAGAGGGTCTTATTATCAGTCTGTTTTATGCATGTACCagaaaaacagtgtcagacttttaccTGGACAGTCTGACTCCCAAGCCTTGTGTTCTTAACCATAACAATGTCATAGGTCAATATCATTGTAATTCAGTAAAGAAGAAGTCTAAGATATCCCAAGGAAGAATATGTTAACTGAAGAAGTATCTCTGCACTGTCTCACATATTCAATGTGAGCTGCTCTTTGCTCTCCGAGGACTGGAAGATCAGAGACCATTTATGAGAGGTTGGTTGTCCTGGACAGTAAAACCTATGGACAGAGTTGCAAAAGTTATGGGACTTTTAGAGGAATACAAACCATGAAGAAGGTGAAAATTAAGTCTACTCTCACTGAGATTGGGGATTTAGTTCAGCTAAGATCAAAAGTCATTACAAAGACATCAACaccctctgtctttctctctctctatctccaTCTCTGATtttgtctctctgtttctctcactACAAACCAGGCACTGCACTTTACaagaattatttcatttcatcctcaaaaTAGCTCTTTGAGGCAAGAGACAATCCCCACTTTACACATAAGGAAATGGAGGCAGAGGGACTGAGTAACTCACCCAGTTCACAGCGAATGACAATCCAGTTCAGGATTGTACTAAGGCAGTCTGATTCTTGACCCTATAATCATTACCACTGGGTAATGGCCTCTTTAGAGCAGATCTATAGGTAAAAATCATGGAAATCGAGAGGCTGAAACAAATTAAATGACTCAGACCAGTGAGGGCACTGGGATTTAGATAGAAAGGACTTGCATTTGCTAAAGAAAGTAGCTTGACTCCAAAGTGAGATGTGAACTGTGGGTGTAGTAACAAGGAAGAAGTGTGGCTCCAAGGGTCAGAGAAGGAGGCGGTTCTCTGGAAATGAGCTGGGAAGTGAAAGAGAaccaatgcaagagaagactgATGCCACAGTTTCTCACTGGGTCCTCACCAGCAGAAAACAGGCAGAATGGATGTTTAATAGTATTTTATCTAAAAAGAGCCCTTTCCCAAGACAaacatcccatttgtttattttttaatttttttttaaattttatttttaaactttacaatattgtattggttttgccaaatatcaaaatgaatccgccacaggtatacatgtgttccccatcctgaaccctcttccctcctccctccccataccatccctctgggtcatcccagtgcaccagccccaagcatccagtatcgtgtgtcgaacctggactggcgactcgttcca contains:
- the OR2A61 gene encoding olfactory receptor 2A1/2A42, coding for MMVTKFILLGFCLGPRICLFLFGLFFLFYVLTLLGNGVILGLISLDCRLHTSMYFFLSHLAIADMAYACSTVPQMLVNLLSPAKPISFAGCITQTFLFLSFAHTECVLQVVMSYDRYVAICHPLWYSVIVSWRVGISLVGTSWACGSLLALVHVGLVLRLPYCGPHEINHFFCEILSVLKLACTDTKLNQLVIFAASVFVFVGPLCLLLGSYVCILAAILRIQSAEGCRKAFSTCSSHLCMVGLFFGSVIIMSMAPKSCHPEEKQKILSLFYSLFNPMLNPLIYSLKSKEVKGALRRALFKESHF